A region of the Chroicocephalus ridibundus chromosome 1, bChrRid1.1, whole genome shotgun sequence genome:
GTATGGAACTCCctcaggcaggggcaggcagagggtgGATGTCCCCACGGGCAGATGTCCCCgcgggcagagccctggggagctCTGCTGTTGGGGGACGCAGAGACCAAGGTGCTGGGGGTCTCGGGAAAGGGCTGCCTGGGGTGCAGCCCCGGCGGTGACGGCACCATGCCCAGCACCGTGCTCCCCTCGGCACCACCGAGGCAGGGGCTTGGAGAGGGGCTGGAAACAGCGTGGGCCTGGAAAAACATCTCCGGAGGcggagagcagcagggctgagACTCTCACCCGAGAGACGGGGTGGCTGGGGCTCTGCCcccccctgctctgcacagggacAGGGGCAGGCGGGGACCTTGGCAGGGAGAGACAAAACCAGCACCCAAGTGTTCTGGGACCTGGGCTGAGCCCCAGCGGGGCTGCACCGCTCCCTGGCTGCCAAGGGTGGCTACAGCCCTGCCTCAGGTGCCCAGAGAAGGGGCGAAGGGATGGAAACCCCCCAGGGTGACCCTTTTTCTGCTGGCAGGACTGCAGCCCTGTCCCGCGATCAGCCCTGCTGCCAGCCGGAGCACACAGAAAGCTCCGAGCACGCTGCGCTCTGGAACTGCTCTCCGCAGGCAGGGACGGGAGCTGCGGGAAGCCGGCGTGATCTACAGCTTCAAGgccctttaaattaaaatacttccagGTGAACGCCTCCGGCTTGCGCGTCCTTGAAGACAGGCCAGACTTGTGAATCTTTTCCCGAGGCAATTTAAAATTCTTAGTGTTGTTCTCATCCTATTGGTCACGGACATTTCTCTGCTACTTCCTTCCTGTACCAGCTTCCCACACGGCAAAGCTCTAGAGCCTGGTTCTCAGCAAGGACTCCTGAAAGCACCCACCTTGGGGGCTTTTAGCTCCCCGCTGCGCCAGTTCATGTCGATTTTGTGCTGCCGCATGAAGGCAAATTTCCAGGGGCTGTACATGAATCCGGGGCTCAGCAGGCGCCGCTTCCGCAGGTTCAAGGGCTCCTCGATGCCTGCAGGAGGAGAAGACAGCGTGATGTCTCAGGGTACGCAGGCGGTCCGTGCCCTCACCCTACCGGGGAGCTGACACAATGCGcagccctgggagctgcgggctacCCCACTGCAGCCGCAACGTGCCACGTGCCACGCGGAGGAGGGGTCTTTACCTTCTTCACGGCACTTCTCTCTCCAAAGCAGGTTGTCTTCAGCCAAGACCCTCCAGTAGCGACAGGTCTGGGCAGCACGGAGCAGGTCCCGAGGCTCCAGGAAGGACAGGACGTAGAGTGCCAGCTGCAGGAGTGGAAGCCGAGTCACCAGGGCACAGTGGGCTCCCCGTGGGCACCGGGGccagcctgtcccctgcccccactcacctccttgggcagcagggAAATGAAGTCTCTCTGGAACTGGGGCTCGATGACCTGCATCATGTACTTGATCTGGGAGGGCTCGCAGCGGTCAATGAGCTCGTCCAGAGCAAGCAGCTTCTCCGGGCCGCTCCATCGCTGGGGAGAGGGACATCGGTCACGACGCCTGCGCGCACGGCGGGCCCTCGCAGGCTCCCCGGTGGCTCTGTGTCCCCAGCCTACCCTGCAGAGGCACCGACCCGCATGGGCAGGACGGGCCACCGGGGCCTCTGgagccagcctgggctctgctgcccagATGCCAAGATGGAGAGAAGCCACGGAGACGGGGTCGGGAGCTCCATGAGTCACATTCGATAGAGCCCAGGTGCCGTGTGACGGCAGACAAAGCAATGCCACCCCAGGACGAACGGGAGCAAGATGGGGGCTAACACCACTTCTACGCTCCTTTACCGGGGACAAAAATTCCCTAAAAATCCATCGTGGGACCCAAACCACTGCCTGTGGTGGATATCACGCAGACGGGCTCCCCAGGGCTCGGCTGCCCTCCTGCGTGCCCGCCGGCACCCCCAAGGCGAGCCCTCGGCGAGGCTCCCGAGCTCACCTGGAAGGTGCGGAGCCAGTCCTGCAGCTCGGGAGGAGGCGCCACCGAGGGGATGCGGCGGCGGCGCGCCTGGCCCGCTTTGGCGTTACGCAGGTCCCCGAAGGTGGTGGTGGGACTGGGCATGCAGGGACCCAGCGTCCTGGGCCACAGCCGGGAGAGACCAAAGCAGAGGTGAGACGTGCCAGTGCTGCTCTGGGCACACCGCGCAAACGCTTCTCAGAACAAAGGTCTCCCGAGCCTCCCGCCAGGCTgacccccttccccatcccttccagcAGGACCAGGGCTACGCGCGCAGCCCCCTTTGCCCAGCCCGGAGCGACGGAACGACAGGCTGGCCCAGGCTGGAGGCACCTCCGGAGGTCGCCTGCTCCAGCAAGACCACCCAGATGGTCTCCAAGGACGGAGGCTCCACAGCCTCAGCAGGAGCCCCGGATGACGGAAGGCAGGGGACAGGTAGGAGGAGGTTTTCCCACCGCGCAGGTCGCTGCTCAGCAGGCAGCGCGCTCGTCTCACCTGCTGTACTCGGAGCCCTTGCACAGCTTCTTGCCGGGGGAAAGGGCCCTGCCATCCAGGCCGTTCTCCGACTTCCGCTTCATCTGCGAGGAGAAGGCGAGTTAAAGCAGGCTCTGTGCGCATTCTGGGTCACTGACTTCCTGACAAAAGCAGGAGACCCAGCCCAGTGAGTCTTCTGAGCCCACGCTGACACTGGGGACTGCAGAGGGAAGCTGAAGGCCACCCGAGAGCTCTAGAGCTGACAGAAGAGTTAACGTCTGTGGGAGAAACGAGCCTTAGCCCTTCCAAGGGGAGTATCGGACCCGGCAGGGGAAAAAGTCAGCAAACCAGGTGCAGAGGGACAAAACCAGCGGCTGAGAAAACCTACTGGTACCTCCTCTGGGAGCAGTCCAGCAGGGAGCAGGCGGAGCTGCAGCCTGAGCCCGGAACGCGGCTGACGCCTCCTGCCCAGCACGGCTCAGCAGCTACGGGGAGAGCTGTGCCGGGACGAGCATCAGACCGTGCCCCAATGTGGCTGCACCAAAGGGAACCTACACCCTTCCATGCAAGGTGAAGAGGAAAGGCGGGGAGAGCGGCGTGGCCACCAGACAGCACTGGTGGCCACCAGACGGTCAGCACAGGGCTCCCCCAACCCAGGTAGGAAGCCAGGGGCTCCTTCCCTTGGGTAACCAGCCCGGGCACCGGCTGCAGCCCCgtgcccagggctggccggggctTCTGACCGCAACGCCCACATCCCGCAGAACCCCCCCGAGGCCTTTGCCTGTCCCCCTGCAGGCTCCTGCTGCCCCATTCAGGCTTTGCACCGCGACGCCGGGACCCCAGCACCGAGCAGGGGTGGCTCTGCCGGGgacgggcagggctgggactgcCGGCAGCGCTcgggcaggctggggctgtgcctcccgcccccggccctAACAGCCGGGGAGGCCAGCGACCACCAGCACTGCAGCagggagctcccagcccagctAACACCCAGCCGACAGCCCCGAGCCCCCGGCGTGTCCTGggggtctgcagcagcagcagcgacagACGCACACCCCAAGCAGCACCGGCTCGAGGAGCTACGGCAGCCCGTGGCCCGCGCTGGCCCCGCCGCCACAGCAAGCGGTGGGCGTCCGTAGGCTCTGAGGCCACCAGCCACCGGGATGGGACCAGAAGCAACACgccagtgccagcccctgcccaggagCCACCCACCGCACGGGCAGCCCCGCTCCTTAGGGCAAAACCCCTGTCTGGGGCCACGCTCCCGGCGACGTTACCTTGGGCCGCACGTGGCGGAGGAGGCCACCATCCTCTGTCCGCTGCAGGTAGTCTATCCAGCGCTCCCCGATGGTGTAGTAGAAGTAGACGTTGCTGCCGTCCTCCCCTTCCTCGCTGTAGCAgctcccctcttcctcttcctcttcctcctcctcctcctgctccccgcAGACGGTGGACCTGACGGGCTCCTGTGCTCCCGGCCCTCTGGAGCCATCAGCCTCCAGTCCCGGTCCTGGGCTCCCCTTCCCAGAGCGCTCCGGCTCCCAGGGCCCcgaaacctcctcctcctcctcggccaccACCTACaagacagggagaggcagggTCAGGTCCGTCTGCGGCAGCTCCATGCACCAGTCGCAGGGTGCCCTGGGCCTGGAGGGTGACAGACACACGGCCCAGGGAACGCAAGGACCTTCccctgcagcagggaagaggggtGAGGAGCTGGGAAGAGGGGGCGAGGACTGAGCAGAGCCAAAACGGGAAGAGGGGAGCAGGCTGCTGAGCCAAGGCGCTctgtggggacacggggcagctACAGCCGAGCAgggtctggagacaggtcccttccCAGCCCGTTTGGTGACGTGGCCAAATTGGGCGGCAGGTGGCAACTCTGCGGCTGAGCGGGGATCACAAACACCACCGGAGCATCAGCGGTGCCCAGCAATGCCCAACCCGCAGCACCAGCTCCCCACCTCCGGCACGGCGAGCCGGGAACAGCCCTTCCTTCGTCCCAGCGGAGAGCAGAGCCGCAGGGGAGGCCAcggccggcagctcccggcaGGGTAAGGGGGGCACACACTGCGTTCCAGCCCCGTCCCCCTCCAGCCACTCTGACCCGGGGCAGCGATGACTCGAGAGTCGTCATCAGCGTGTGCCCATCTAATGGCACCCGCGCCCCTCCTCCCCCAGGGAAGCGGCGCTACGAACAACACCCCACACGGATGAAAAAGCAGAAGGACTCAGTAATTACTCAGAGGAAGCACACCACCACCCCTCCATCACAGGGGAATGAGGAACTGGTTTCCCACACGCCAATAACACACCTCAACTGGCAGCCCAGGGTAATTTGCACCGCAGAATCCTAGAGATCCACAGATCAACTGGATTACGGCAATTATTTTCGATAAATCTTGGAACGCAGGAGAAATTGCAAAGACCAGGAGTGCCAAAGCCGTGCCAAAAGCGAGGCAGGCGGGAGAACAACAAGCCTTTACCCAGCCCGATGTCGGGCAATCGAGGGGCCGGTGCGGGATTCAGCGAGTAAAAGGGAAATGACGGGGACCTGCTTCGTACTGGCTGGTGAGACTTTATGAAAATAGGCTTTTTCAAATAAAGTTGAGTTTATTCCTTTCAGTGTTacatttggtttaaaaaaaaaaaaaaatcaattacacaAATCCCATCAACGAGTCGTACTCAAACGCTTTAAAGCGTTCGCCCAGGGCAGAGGCTTCTGGTGAAAACAGCGGCACGCCGGCGCCTCGAAAGGGCTTCGGTGGGATGGCGGAGACCAAGGGCCAGCGGACAGACCTCCGAACGTAGCCCTTTACTGGGAAACAGCGGGTTTCCCGCTGCCAGGCCCAGTGCAGACCCACAAGGGCGTGCGTGTGTGAAACCAGAGCAGtcaatatttgttttattcacaATACGGAGGTAGATAAGAATCTTTTTGGCTTCCATCGTACATGGAGGTAGGCAGCGAGGAGGGGACGGTCACACGGGGTGACCTGCATCACTCGGCAAGCTGGGCTCACCCAAATTAAACACATTTCAATGCGCCCAGAGGCGACGTTCTCCCTCTAAGGGCAGGGAGAGCGGGGCCGGCGAGGCACCAGGGATGTGCCTCCTGTAAAGCAGTCACGGGAAAGGACTGAGGGGTCGCACTCGGCACGAGCTTCAGGCTCAAAACCTGAAGAAGTGCGAGCAGCAGAGCAGTGCCGCCCCCGTGCTGCCCCACACGTTCGCATCCCGCAACGCCCAATCCACCTTGTTACACAGAACCCTTAAAACGCGAAGGCATTGCTCAATCTCCTCGCCCAAACGATTCAAAATCCGGAGAAGATACTTttgttggagaagaaaagaaatggagaggTGATTTGGTGACAAAAATCACACCTGGGGAAGGAACAATCCCGCTGTTCTACAGGGCTCCTACCAAGCCAGGCAACGCTCGCTGCAGTTCGGGCTGGGTTTATTTACCTGCAGAAACGAGGGCTCAGCGCACACTGAGTGCCCAGCCCTGGGAGCTTCCCCGGGTCAGAGGCAGCTCGGTCACCTCCACAGCACCCGGTCAGACCGGACCCCGTCTGATGGGCAAGCCAGGAACAGGGCTGGGCTCTCGGGCAGGAGGCGGGAGACAGTGTCCCATCGGACACAGCTCAGGAGGGAGCACCGAGCCCAGGAGCCTCAAGCATTTCCTCGGGCAACTAGACGTGGGGGTCAGAccaagggctggggaagggaccttaaagcccatccagacCCCAGGATGGTGCTCCTGGGGCAGGACAGTCACTGACACCTCCCTGGCAGCAAAACACCCTCCAACAACGACCCTCCTGGCCTGCTCGAGAGcacagcaggacagagctgctcttcagtgggcgcatttcacagaatcacagactggtttgggtgggaagggaccttaaaggccacccagtgccaccccctgccctgggcagggacacctcccaccagcccagcttgctccaagccccggccaacctggccttgaacccctccagggatggggcagccacagcttctctgggcaacctgggccaggggctcaccgccctcacagccaagaatttctgcccgagatctcagctcagtctcccctcttgcagtggaaaccccttccccctcgtcccatggctcccctccctcatccagagtccctccccagctttcctggagccccttgagggactggaaggggctccaaggtctccgcggagccttctcttctccaggctgaacccccccagctctctcagcccgtccttccagcagaggggctccagccctcccagcatccccggggccccctctggccccgctccaacagctccatgtccttcttcatGCCCCCATTTCCTCAGCCCCACAGACGGCACTGCAGCACCACGCACTCCCAAAGCCCCCGGAGCCCACCCGGGCAGGCAGCACACTGGCCACAGACAACAGGGTAGCGCTTGGCAAGAGACACGGGCTCTGGCCTCCTCCTCGATCCAGGGGAAGAACCTCTCTCCACACCTAGCTCTGGTCTCCAGCGACAAACAATTAGTGGAATGTAACGACTGTCTGCAGGAACCCTAGGGATGGATGGCtagctgctctggggcagggggacagcaggaAGCCACAAGCGTCCTTTGGGGTCAGAACATTATTTCTATGGGGGACCTTGGGGCAGACACATCACCATGGCCAGAGCAGCTCCCGGCAAGGCTTGGTGCTGAGGGGCCACTGCGGGCCCTGGCAGGACACCACAGAGGTGAGTGTGGGAGTGTTGACGTGCTGGAGGGTGGGacggctctgcagagggacctggccaggctggacggaTGGGACAAGGCCAGTGgcgtgaggttcaacaaggccaagtgccgggtcgtCCTCTTGGGTCAccccaaccccatggacgctccaggctgggggcagagtggctggagagctgcccgggggaaaaggacctgggggtgttggtcgacagcagctgaatatgagccaacagcatcctggcctgtgtcaggaacagtgtggccagcaggactggggcagcgatggtccccctgtactgggcactggggaggccccacctcgagtgctgtgtccagttttgggcccctcactacaggaaagacgttgaggggctggagcgtgtccagagaagggcaccggagctggtgaggggtctggagcacaagtctggtgaggagcggctgagggagctgggggtgttcagcctggagaaaaggaggctgaggggagaccttctcgctccctgcaactccctgaaaggagggggtagccagggggggtctggctcttctcccaaggaacaggccatgggacaagaggaaacggcctcaagttgtgccaggggaggtttaggatggatatgaggaaaaatgtcttcaccaaaagggttatcaagccttggcccaggctgcccagggcagtggtggagtcgccatccctggagggatttacaagccgggcagagGCGGTGcagagggacatgggttagtggtgggcttggcagcattgggttgacggttggactcgatgatctgacaggtcccttccaactcgggcAATTCTATGAAAGCCAGCTGGGCCTGCAGCATCTCAGCTGTCCGTCAGGACACTCCTCAACACAGGCTGCCACCCTGCAGGGAGCCTGTGGACAGGCCGCTTGGCTGTTTGAGAGGGCGCAGCGATCCCTGGGCCTCCCTCTTCCAGTGCCCAGAGCAGACACGtcccctccctccaccagctcccacctCTCCCGGTATGAGATACCCCACCCCAATTCCCACGCCGCTGGAGGCGGGATCACCTCCACAGCAGGCAGAACTCCACCTTTCTTCTCCTACCTGAGGCACAGGGGCTTTACCGTCCCCCTGCAGAGTGGGGCTCACCCTCGCAGCTTCCTCACTGCTCGGCCGCCTCCTGCAAGTCATCCGCTGGCTGTTCAGCTCCAGGATGCGGGTGGTGATGCCTTTGACGTGGAGGAGATCATCGAGCGAGTTGAAACCCTTCAGTTCCTGTGAGAAGAGCGGTAAGGTTCGATACGGAGCTGAGAAGCCCAGGGACCAGCCCCAGAGCAGGACCAGGCTCCCTTCCCCGGCCACTCCAGACCTACCAGCTCGCCCCTCGCCTCCAGACACCAGCTCCCTTCCGAGAAAGGGGGTCACGGTGCCACTGCAGGGCGACACCTGCGCACTGCAAGTCCTCGCTCCTGCGAGGGAAGGGATGCTTTCTGCCCAAAACAGCTGTTCCCATCTCATCCCCCCCCATCGCCACAAACTGTCCCTACCCCGAGCAACAACTGCAACGCCTGCGAGGAACAGGCACAGTGCCAAGGAACAGGCACAGTGCCGGCGCTGCCGGCAGCAAAGGCTAAAGGCTCAGAAAGGGGAATTGCAACTTCCAGCTGACCGGTATCACGACTGGGAGCGTCCCCCGGCCCACACGGTCCATCTCCCttctctgcagccccaggggagGAAAACAGCCCCTACCCCCTGCCTggcacaggcacacacacgcacgcatgtgcgtggagtctctgtctctagAGACAttctgcctggacgcgttcctgtgcggCCTGCTCtgagtgaccctgctctggcagggggtgggagtgGGTGCTTTCCCGAGGGTCCTTCCAACCCtggctattctgtgattctgtgagtgcaGGGCACCCACCATCCTGCAAATGCCAGGccaagccctgcccagccctgcgcACAGAACCAGGCGTTACTGGAGACCAGACCCGCACCCCAAACCGACCCCGAGCAGCTTCAGTCACAAGCCTGAAGGGCCTAGACCCAGCAGGGACGGCCCGGCTGTTAGCAGGGGCTGGGACCCCAGGGTGGAAAGCACCCACGCCTCCCGGCTAACGCAGCCGTCAGGGCCAGGACAAGGTTCCGATCATCCTTTCAAATTCACCATACACCATTTTAAGGcacttctgctgctcctcccctAGAAACGGTGTTGCCCAAAAGCAGAGCTCTAGCGATAATCCTCATTCCTGTAACTCCATCCTCACCTGTGCTCACACCAGCCGGCCTTTTGTTTAAATGGCTCTTGCTCTTCCGCCTGCAGGGTGTTTACATTCCTGCTGTATTTATAGCCGGTGACCCTgcccctctcagcctcctcttttccaggccaAAAAAAGCCAAGCTCATCCAGCTTTGCCTTGCCAGGCCAGCCtcccccgtccccctgcccgctGCCACACCGGTGCCGTGCTCCAGCCGCCGCCTCGCCAGCTCTTCGTGCCGGTAACGGCAAAAAGCTGGCACTGATGGCCCCGTCTCTGCTGGAAGCGCCACGGCCGACACAGCCCGAGACCGTGCTCACCTCCTTCGTGGCTGTGTCACCGCCGGTGACCGCCCCCCGccggctcctctccctccccgtccctcccggaCGCCGGGGCCCGGCGGCGTTCCCGGCCGGCGCTCCCCCGGGACGCTCCCCCGGCCCGCTCCTGACCCTTCCCCCGGACACTCGGCCTTGTCTGCCCGCAACGTCACCTGCCGCCGCCCCCGAGGCTCTGCCCTACGCCCCGAGGCGGGGGACGGCCGGGAGGGGCAAGGGTCGGGCCACCCGAGACAGACCCTCCCGCTCGGGGACGGCCTacggccccccccacccccgctccccGGTCCGGGACGGCCTGCGGACCGCGGCACACGGGGCCCTTGGCTGGCGGGGACACTGCCGGCCCCTCAGCCCGAGCAAGGCCCTGCCACTGGGCCCGGAGCGGCCCGAGCACCGGGGGAGGCCCGGAGCGGCCCCACGGACAAGCCCCACCGCGCCCCGgctccccgagcccccccgccccccggggccgGCTCCCCGCACACCCCGGGCCCCGCCACCCCCGCTCAGGCCcaggcccggccgcggccccgcgtCGCCGCCCCCGCCCGCACCTCTCTCTTCCGCACGATGCCGCGGGCGCGGCGGCGACCGATGCCGCTGAGAGCTCCCTCCAGCTCGGCCACGCCGGCGCGGTTGATGTCCAGCTTccccccgccggggcccggcccgcccggccccgacATCCCCGGCAGGAACCACCGCCGAGCGCCCAAGGCCCCGggcgccccgcgcacgcgccgcccctccccgccccgcccaccGCAGTGCGAGCTCGTGCGGAAACAGCAGCTTTATTgggggcgcgcggggcggggccgaggggcgggGCCTCCGCAtgccccgccctcccgccccgccctCAGCGGCGCTTGTAGAGACAGGGCAGCAGGCGCAGGCCGggtgcggggcggccgcgggggggccCGGCCTTGGTGAACTCCAGGAGGTAGAAGAAGGGGCTGGACAGGTCCTGGGGCAGCGCCGCCTCAGTGCCCGCGGcaccccgccacccccagcaccctcacggaccccggccccgcgggaccccgccacccccagcaccctcacggaccccggccccgcgggaccccgccacccccagcaccctcacgGACCCCGGCCCCACGGGACCGCTGTCACtgtcacccccagcaccctcacggaccccggccccgcgggacccctgtcactgtcacccccagcaccctcacgGACCCCGGCCCCACGGGAccccgccacccccagcaccctcacggaccccggccccgcgggacCCCTGTCACTGTCACCCCCAGCACTCTCAGGGAccccggccccacagcaccccgccacccccagcaccctcatggaccccagccccgcgggacccctgtcactgtcacccccagcaccctcacgGACCCCGGCCCCACGGGACCGCTGTCACTGTCACCCCCAGCACTCTCACGGACCCCGTGCCCATGGGACCCCCGACCCCATCCCTGCAGGACCCCCAACCCTGTCACT
Encoded here:
- the RRP8 gene encoding ribosomal RNA-processing protein 8 isoform X2, with translation MSGPGGPGPGGGKLDINRAGVAELEGALSGIGRRRARGIVRKREELKGFNSLDDLLHVKGITTRILELNSQRMTCRRRPSSEEAARVSPTLQGDGKAPVPQVVAEEEEEVSGPWEPERSGKGSPGPGLEADGSRGPGAQEPVRSTVCGEQEEEEEEEEEEGSCYSEEGEDGSNVYFYYTIGERWIDYLQRTEDGGLLRHVRPKMKRKSENGLDGRALSPGKKLCKGSEYSRTLGPCMPSPTTTFGDLRNAKAGQARRRRIPSVAPPPELQDWLRTFQRWSGPEKLLALDELIDRCEPSQIKYMMQVIEPQFQRDFISLLPKELALYVLSFLEPRDLLRAAQTCRYWRVLAEDNLLWREKCREEGIEEPLNLRKRRLLSPGFMYSPWKFAFMRQHKIDMNWRSGELKAPKVLKGHDDHVITCLQFCGNRIVSGSDDNTLKVWSAVTGECVQTLVGHTGGVWSSQMRDSIVISGSTDRTLKVWNADTGECVHTLYGHTSTVRCMHLHGNRVVSGSRDATLRLWDIETGQCLHVLMGHVAAVRCVQYDGHKVVSGAYDYTVKVWDPESESCTHTLQGHTNRVYSLQFDGTHIVSGSLDTSIRVWDVESGNCLHTLMGHQSLTSGMELRDNILVSGNADSTVKIWDIKTGQCLQTLQGPSKHQSAVTCLQFSSKFVVTSSDDGTVKLWDLKTGEFVRNLVALESGGSGGVVWRIRASNTKLVCAVGSRNGTEETKLLVLDFDVDLK